A stretch of the Prochlorococcus marinus str. MIT 0918 genome encodes the following:
- the moeB gene encoding molybdopterin-synthase adenylyltransferase MoeB: MEKTNSINSELNSDDLERYSRHLVLPEIGRKGQEKLKSSSVLCIGCGGLGSPLLMYLSAAGVGHIGLVDSDLVEKSNLQRQIIHGSDWIGKEKTFSAKSRIHLINPNCKVTIYNTILDQDNALKIIDPYDVICDCTDNFKSRYLINDASVILGKPNIYGAIQRFEGHSTVFNLTKDSPNLRDFLPSPPPNNLLPSCSEAGVLGILPGIIGLIQATETIKIITNIGEPLDGRIVIFDALRMKFKELTLYKDNTRKPIKKLSEYKEMDINLKHNQGESVDFIIERVSAKELKHQLKINPSKILLVDVRTDHEFQLNSIKESTLIPLENIRNGKDIEKIKKLSAKKKIYIYCEKGTRSIKAILLLKRYGINAINVDGGISAWSKEEFPN; this comes from the coding sequence CAGATGACCTAGAAAGGTATTCTAGGCATCTTGTTCTTCCAGAAATAGGTCGTAAAGGACAAGAAAAATTAAAAAGTAGTTCTGTTTTATGTATTGGATGTGGCGGACTTGGTTCTCCATTATTAATGTACCTTTCAGCAGCTGGTGTAGGCCATATTGGTCTTGTTGATTCTGATTTAGTAGAAAAATCAAATCTTCAAAGACAAATCATTCATGGATCAGATTGGATTGGAAAAGAAAAGACTTTTTCGGCAAAATCGCGAATTCATTTAATCAATCCAAATTGTAAAGTTACCATATATAATACTATTCTTGATCAAGACAATGCTTTAAAAATTATAGATCCATATGATGTTATTTGTGATTGCACAGATAATTTTAAAAGTCGATATTTAATTAATGATGCCAGTGTCATTCTTGGGAAACCAAATATTTATGGTGCAATTCAAAGATTTGAAGGACATTCAACAGTATTTAACTTAACCAAAGATAGCCCTAATCTTAGAGATTTTCTCCCTAGCCCACCACCAAATAATTTATTACCATCATGTAGTGAAGCAGGTGTCTTAGGAATACTTCCAGGCATAATAGGATTAATCCAAGCTACAGAAACTATTAAGATTATTACTAATATAGGTGAGCCATTAGATGGAAGAATAGTAATATTTGATGCCTTAAGGATGAAATTTAAGGAACTAACATTATATAAAGATAATACAAGAAAGCCTATAAAAAAACTAAGCGAATATAAAGAAATGGATATCAATCTTAAACATAATCAAGGTGAATCTGTAGATTTTATAATTGAAAGAGTCTCAGCAAAAGAGCTCAAACATCAACTGAAAATAAATCCTAGTAAGATTCTTCTAGTTGATGTCAGAACAGATCATGAATTCCAATTAAATTCTATTAAAGAATCTACTTTAATACCACTAGAAAATATTAGAAATGGAAAAGATATTGAAAAAATTAAAAAGCTTTCGGCTAAGAAAAAAATCTATATTTACTGCGAGAAAGGAACAAGATCGATAAAAGCTATTCTCTTATTAAAAAGATATGGGATAAATGCGATAAATGTTGATGGAGGTATTTCAGCATGGAGCAAAGAGGAATTTCCTAATTAA